A window of Gasterosteus aculeatus chromosome 9, fGasAcu3.hap1.1, whole genome shotgun sequence contains these coding sequences:
- the sorbs2a gene encoding sorbin and SH3 domain-containing protein 2 isoform X10: MNTGTDSHSSDLDSWRSRSATDGLKNGDASSSSLAAKGFRSVRPNLQDKKSPTQCPPSPDPTARHSPYRCRSSESLDCMSGLMPKALSPSPYVPSGGGAASRPDLPAAGSTSFGGRAPSSDSRVTVSALSHYSTSTAGLLDELQICSLDSPGASATPSPTLSLVSAYTSTAGPDDALTAFVASTAAAATVTNGQVLSHAMNGSAPQRPLSPLSYPPPPTSLHPTLQRHSRGSEGSESLARESVVLGHTSVSGMVPIARFSEEEKRVSVIKAPHYEGIGPVDDSGIPIAIRTTVDRPKDWYKTMFKQIHKVHKADDDYSDTYNATYAVINSDDYSLSSNPTMAHPAPRTHTYRPLAKCPSDNGGRLGPREPPPSPVPPPPPPMPSLLQLRARDSDRERDSPDANEWGPPNRKVDTRKYRAEPKSIFEYEPGRSSILEHERPTSLHIAPADKAPERPASAASDYRKRRKSEPTSSQVNAQSQSRAATSPKPVDAYRPSSSLKKPVVHSSPSSPSRAKGGAACNMYSNSLTSPGPQQRPDLPPLPSDPVHCHEEASLESSSASNQSVCGKNSWQTKCQDAETWSSADEVPPVPGKLKSRSCDDLLNDGHSGSGGRNATRSESAGSLVCDGNPPSSVGSISTSSLPRLHRRRAHDSPGFLQLYRKMHQIDRAHLIPSEVIRSVRARILELERQPHLHRHRLSPWTPSWGMEVPRDMVPSRISTYESLISKSKSMPNLGDTEVPSGATTPGGSSSRASSGGVATPSFPKRRFSIESLLEEDGNGGAVPHAMDHRHRPRSPPEGQPRVGPEPSRVRSFPAPPVPQGPRANHDYSDSEQDAVASDLSDFIQVEGSSFCSESDFDHCSLTSSESLYGSSNLHHHHLRHQQHHHHLHHHHPAHQSLGQSQGYQHRHLISSCKGRCPASYTRFTTMLRHERERARQQLQRPSQQSAGSRSQIQSSQSQQSMSKLAFLVSPVPFRRKKGSPPTSRRSSGGAERGGRPKSKQAIYEALDAALRDIYEHIQAERGHRGSRAPDDSILRRILAELLPNVPERSSSLRGRRGCWQGGQSSTSLYPDGSPTEYASHRGDPSTPRLQSPLGYGRHSDSSNNNEYAEEQGNGNGLCYSDQDVSRCYSTMDGRHTPQSRRPATDREVSHKQMTQLILFSLLHQKQPARAIYDFKAQTAKELTFKKGDAVNIIRQIDNNWYEGEHRGQVGILPISYVERMPSSEKQQPIRPPPPAHVREIGEGVARYNFNADTNVELSLRKGERVVVIRQVDQNWYEGRIPDTSKQGIFPVSYIDIVKRSTSKSSSHHIDPHGYPGNRTPSSTPTKPPYHLPPPSATRDLPSGRPPLRRLDLQAITSEWLSLTLEPSASAPAYPPATTPAPPTPPPLPAALASFLKAEEPNAPSPAQSKRESALTHQRFSITPAGRLALGHTPFSPLPPPPPVPHPPFSSPLPDSLLQYNSGKAQPLHILQPEILSLTMPEPLTSPAQAPLQDKSYLEVDKSSKVPDVKLQVKDPYDELLSMILDGSTGLDFPRLSPVDSPAAKPTGESQSRFKPKAEGSQPDVKPAAVTPASDSAGDRLAVQFHRPVAMDPIAWGAQSKTVNEPQRPPSMTGRGYTELFIEEDDDAREDRGEDVDGLNGGLGPQADVSPSTLTRLPPSDLSSPSAPAPQSSLPPPSPSSFTPSSFSTSSFTPTSSLTSSLTPLSMSSLTSSFIPSLSSSTFTPSSSFVPSSSSCSQSEQQPRSAIPPTPPVSPRPPSRPHLMTSERSSASAPSSPPPLRSPPAPPQLPVTHPPSLLCFSHLVESIPAPTPPKPASPPLATPRSPPTVPRPGCRSPKVKQDPVVGGKPPRSPILSRRSYLSSVRGRRRLVQDALQGGGDPYQAVYNYLPRNEDELELKEGDVVNVMEKCDDGWFVGTSRHSKLFGTFPGNYVKQL; the protein is encoded by the exons ATGAATACAG GGACTGATTCTCACTCATCAGACTTGG ATTCTTGGCGGTCGCGCAGTGCAACAGATGGCCTTAAGAATGGAGACGCCAGCAGCTCATCTCTTGCTGCCAAAGGTTTCCGCAGTGTCAGACCCAACCTGCAGGACAAAAAGTCACCAACGCAG tgccccccctcccctgaccCAACAGCACGGCACTCCCCCTATCGCTGCCGCAGCTCAGAGTCACTCGACTGCATGTCGGGCCTAATGCCCAAGGCTCTATCGCCCAGCCCGTATGTTCCTAGCGGAGGTGGCGCAGCCAGCAGGCCGGACCTCCCCGCGGCCGGCAGTACGAGCTTCGGGGGCCGCGCGCCGTCCTCGGACTCCCGCGTGACGGTGTCGGCTCTGAGCCACTACTCAACGTCCACGGCGGGTCTGCTGGACGAGCTGCAGATCTGTAGCCTGGACTCACCGGGCGCCTCGGCCACGCCATCGCCCACCCTCAGCCTCGTCTCCGCCTACACATCCACCGCTGGCCCTGATGATGCGCTAACAGCCTTTGTGGCctccaccgctgcagcagccacTGTCACTAAC GGCCAGGTCCTCTCTCACGCTATGAATGGAAGTGCTCCTCAGaggcccctctctcctctctcctatcctccgccccccacctccctccacccGACGCTCCAGAGACACAGCCGAGGTTCAG AGGGCAGCGAGTCCCTTGCCAGAGAGTCCGTGGTTCTGGGCCACACGAGCGTCAGCGGCATGGTGCCCATCGCTCGCTTctccgaggaggagaagagggtgtCGGTCATCAAAGCCCCGCACTACGAAGGCATCGGCCCTGTGGACGACTCCGGCATCCCCATCGCCATCCGCACG ACGGTGGATAGGCCGAAGGATTGGTACAAAACTATGTTCAAGCAGATCCACAAGGTTCACAAAGCCG ATGATGACTATTCTGACACATACAACGCAACGTATGCGGTCATAAACAGCG ATGACTACAGCCTCTCATCCAACCCCACCATGGCCCACCCCGCTCCCCGGACACACACGTACAGGCCGCTGGCCAAATGCCCCTCGGACAACGGAGGGCGTCTGGGCCCCCGTGAGCCTCCGCCGtcccctgtgccccccccacctccgcccATGCCatccctcctccagctgagggccAGAGACAGCGATCGCGAGAGAGACTCGCCTGACGC GAACGAATGGGGTCCTCCCAACAGGAAGGTGGACACGCGGAAGTACCGCGCCGAGCCCAAGAGTATTTTTGAGTATGAGCCCGGAAGGTCTTCCATTTTGGAGCATGAAAGACCA ACATCCCTGCACATCGCTCCTGCTGACAAGGCTCCCGAGAGGCCGGCGAG TGCTGCGAGCGActacaggaagaggaggaagtccGAGCCCACAAGTTCCCAAGTCAATGCTCAGTCTCAGAGCAGAGCTGCAACCTCCCCTAAACCAGTGGATGCCTACAGACCCAGCAGCAGCCTAAAGAAACCAGTGGTTCATTCCTCACCATCCTCGCCCTCCAGAGCCAAAG GTGGGGCCGCATGTAACATGTATTCAAACAGCTTGACCTCCCCAGGGCCTCAGCAACGCCCCGATCTCCCCCCTTTACCCTCTGACCCCGTCCATTGCCACGAGGAGGCCAGCCTAGAAAGCAGCTCCGCCTCTAATCAGTCCGTCTGCGGTAAGAACAGCTGGCAGACGAAATGCCAGGACGCCGAGACGTGGAGCAGCGCAGATGAGGTACCGCCGGTCCCCGGCAAGCTCAAGTCACGCAGCTGCGATGACTTACTCAACGATGGGCATTCCGGCTCAGGCGGGCGCAACGCCACCCGCTCAGAAAGTGCCGGGTCCCTCGTCTGCGACGGGAATCCCCCGAGCTCTGTCGGGTCCATCTCCACCAGCTCGCTGCCTCGCCTCCACCGCCGACGCGCGCACGACTCACCGGGCTTCCTCCAGCTCTATCGCAAGATGCACCAGATCGACCGAGCTCACCTCATCCCGTCGGAAGTCATCCGCTCGGTCCGCGCTCGCATCCTGGAGCTGGAGCGCCAGCCCCACCTGCATCGCCATCGCCTCTCTCCCTGGACGCCGTCCTGGGGCATGGAGGTGCCGCGCGACATGGTGCCGAGCCGCATTTCTACATACGAGAGTCTCATTTCAAAGTCCAAATCCATGCCGAACTTGGGCGATACCGAGGTGCCTTCAGGCGCCACCACCCCAGGTGGATCGTCGTCTCGAGCCAGCAGCGGGGGCGTCGCCACGCCCAGTTTTCCGAAGCGCCGTTTTTCCATCGAGTCTCTATTGGAGGAAGACGGCAACGGCGGAGCAGTTCCTCACGCCATGGACCACCGGCACCGACCCCGCAGCCCGCCCGAGGGTCAGCCTCGAGTCGGGCCGGAGCCCAGCCGCGTGCGTTCCTTCCCCGCTCCTCCCGTCCCTCAAGGCCCGCGAGCCAACCACGACTACTCTGACAGCGAGCAAGACGCCGTCGCGTCCGACCTCAGCGACTTCATCCAGGTGGAGGGCTCCTCCTTCTGCAGCGAGAGTGACTTCGACCACTGCTCGCTGACCTCGTCCGAGAGCCTGTACGGCTCCTCCaaccttcaccaccaccacctccgtcatcagcagcaccaccatcacctccaccaccaccaccctgctCACCAAAGTTTAGGCCAGAGCCAGGGCTACCAACACCGCCACCTCATCAGCTCGTGCAAAGGCCGCTGCCCGGCCTCTTACACCCGCTTCACCACCATGCTTCGCcacgagagagagcgagcgcgcCAGCAGCTCCAGAGACCCTCGCAGCAGAGCGCCGGCAGCCGCTCCCAAATCCAGAGCTCCCAGTCCCAGCAGTCGATGTCCAAGCTGGCCTTCCTGGTCAGCCCAGTGCCTTTCCGCAGGAAAAAGGGCTCCCCGCCCACCTCCAGAAGAAGCAGTGGCGGCGCAGAGCGAGGAGGCAGACCCAAGTCCAAACAGGCCATTTACGAAGCGCTAGACGCGGCCCTCAGAGACATTTACGAGCACATTCAAGCGGAGCGAGGCCACAGAGGAAGCAGGGCTCCCGACGACAGCATCCTGAGGAGAATACTCGCCGAACTGCTGCCAAACGTGCCTGAGCGAAGCTCCTCGCTgcgtgggaggagggggtgttggCAAGGGGGCCAGTCCTCCACATCTTTGTACCCAGATGGGAGCCCCACAGAATACGCCTCGCACAGAGGGGACCCCTCCACGCCGCGGCTACAGTCACCGCTCGGCTACGGACGCCACTCGGACAGCTCAAACAATAACGAATATGCAGAGGAGCAGGGCAATGGAAATGGTCTCTGTTATTCAG ACCAGGATGTCTCCAGGTGTTATTCCACCATGGACGGACGCCACACACCCCAGAGCAGAAGGCCCGCGACTGACCGAGAG GTCTCCCATAAACAGATGACACAACTTATTctgttctctctcctccatcagaAACAGCCTGCGAGAGCCATTTATGATTTTAAGGCACAAACGGCTAA GGAGCTGACTTTTAAGAAGGGTGATGCGGTGAACATCATCCGGCAGATAGACAACAACTGGTATGAAGGAGAGCACCGCGGGCAGGTTGGGATCTTACCCATTTCCTACGTGGAG AGGATGCCGTCGTCAGAGAAGCAGCAGCCGATTCGTCCTCCTCCGCCCGCACACGTCAGAGAGATTGGAGAGGGAGTGGCTCGCTACAACTTCAATGCTGACACTAATGTGGAGCTGTCGCTGAGAAAG ggcgAGAGAGTGGTTGTGATAAGGCAGGTGGACCAGAACTGGTACGAGGGGAGGATCCCGGACACAAGCAAACAAGGCATTTTTCCCGTCTCATATATTGACATCGTCAAGCGCTCCACGTCCAAGAGTTCCAGCCACCACATAGACCCACACGGTTACCCTGGCAACAGGACACCAAGCTCTACACCCACCAAG CCTCCCTaccacctccctccaccctccgcCACTCGTGACCTCCCCTCCGGTCGCCCCCCGTTGAGAAGGCTTGACCTGCAAGCTATCACCAGCGAGTGGCTGTCACTCACTTTGGAACCTTCAGCGTCCGCTCCAGCTTACCCCCCCGCGACCACGCCTGCACCGCCcacaccgccccccctccccgctgccCTCGCCTCTTTCCTGAAGGCAGAGGAACCCAATGCCCCCTCACCTGCACAATCAAAGAGAGAGTCTGCCCTGACGCACCAGAGATTTTCCATAACTCCTGCAGGGAGACTTGCTTTAGGCCAcacccctttctctcctcttcctcccccccctccggtTCCACAtccccccttttcctctccaCTGCCTGACTCTTTATTGCAATACAACAGTGGCAAAGCTCAACCATTACACATTTTGCAGCCTGAGATTTTGTCCCTCACAATGCCAGAGCCACTAACCTCCCCCGCACAAGCTCCTCTGCAGGACAAGTCGTATTTGGAAGTGGACAAAAGCAGCAAAGTCCCCGATGTCAAGCTGCAGGTAAAGGACCCCTATGACGAGCTGTTGTCCATGATTCTGGATGGTTCCACCGGCTTAGACTTTCCAAGATTGTCTCCGGTAGATTCCCCTGCAGCCAAGCCAACCGGTGAATCCCAGAGCAGGTTTAAGCCAAAAGCTGAGGGTTCTCAGCCGGATGTGAAGCCTGCAGCAGTAACGCCAGCCAGTGACTCGGCTGGCGACCGCTTAGCGGTGCAGTTCCACCGGCCTGTCGCAATGGACCCCATCGCTTGGGGGGCGCAGTCAAAAACTGTGAACGAGCCTCAGAGGCCCCCGTCGATGACAGGAAGGGGATATACCGAGTTGTTCATTGAGGAAGACGATGACGCtagagaggacagaggggaggatGTTGACGGTTTAAATGGGGGACTCGGCCCACAG GCTGATGTCTCTCCCTCCACTTTGACACGGCTCCCCCCCTCcgacctctcctccccctcagcaCCGGCACCCCAATCCTCTTTACCTCCGCCATCTCCATCCTCTTTtactccttcttctttttctacaTCTTCTTTTACTCCTACTTCATCTTTAACTTCTTCTTTAACTCCTCTTTCTATGTCTTCTCTTACTTCATCTTTTATTCCTTCTTTATCTTCATCTACTTTTACTCCTTCGTCTTCTTTTGTTCCCTCCTCGTCTTCTTGCTCACAGTCAGAGCAGCAGCCTCGTAGCGCCATCCCTCCCACGCCCCCCGTCTCCCCTCGTCCCCCGTCCCGTCCTCACCTCATGACGTCGGAGCGTTCTTCGGCCTCGGCGCCGTCCTCGCCTCCCCCCCTGCGCtcccctcccgctcctccaCAGCTCCCTGTCACTCACCCCCCGAGCTTACTCTGCTTCTCACATCTGGTTGAATCCATCCCGGCCCCGACCCCCCCTAAGcccgcctctcctcccctcgCCACTCCGCGCTCTCCTCCCACTGTCCCCCGTCCAGGATGTAGGTCCCCCAAGGTGAAG CAGGATCCAGTTGTCGGTGGTAAACCCCCTCGTAGCCCCATCTTGTCCCGGAGGTCCTATCTGTCCTCGGTTAGAGGTCGCCGG CGATTGGTGCAGGATGCTCTCCAGGGTGGAGGAGATCC GTACCAGGCCGTGTACAACTACCTGCCTCGCAACGAGGACGAGCTGGAGCTGAAGGAGGGCGACGTTGTAAATGTGATGGAGAAGTGTGACGATGGCTGGTTCGTTG gGACGTCTCGACACAGCAAGTTGTTTGGAACCTTTCCAGGAAACTACGTGAAACAGCTATAA